In one window of Camelina sativa cultivar DH55 chromosome 15, Cs, whole genome shotgun sequence DNA:
- the LOC104746622 gene encoding UDP-glycosyltransferase 71B8-like, producing the protein MKFELIFVPYPVIGHLRSTVEMAKLLVERETRLSISVIILPLLSVDDISTSAYISALVAASNDRLHYEVISCEDQTTTELHVENHIPRVKRAVAKLVDGYSRLPDSPRLAGLVVDMFCTSVIDVANEFGVPCYLFYTSNVGVLALGLHIQILYDKKEYNATETDFEDSEALLDVPSLFRPYPVKCLPYGLGTKEWLPMFVNQARRFREMKGFLVNTFAEVEPYALESLLSSGDTPRAYTVGPILHLENHVGSSKEEKSSEILRWLDEQPPRSVVFLCFGSVGGFREEQAREIATALERSGHRFLWSLRRASPDIGKELPGEFKNLEEILPEGFLDRTKDIGNVIGWAPQVAVLAKPAIGGFVTQGGWNSILESLWFGVPMAPWPLYAEQKFNAFMMVEELGLAVRIRKYWRGDQMVGAATVMVTAEEIESGIRCLMEQDSDVRKRVMEMSEKCHVALSDGGSSQSALKLFIQDVTKNIV; encoded by the coding sequence atgaaatttGAGCTTATCTTCGTACCGTATCCTGTTATAGGTCATCTCAGATCAACTGTGGAGATGGCGAAGCTACTAGTGGAGCGAGAAACTCGCCTCTCTATCTCCGTTATcatccttcctcttctttcagTTGACGATATCAGCACTTCCGCTTATATCTCAGCCCTCGTCGCCGCATCCAACGACCGCCTTCACTACGAAGTGATCTCCTGCGAAGATCAAACAACCACTGAGTTACATGTCGAGAACCACATCCCGAGGGTGAAACGTGCCGTTGCGAAACTCGTCGATGGCTATTCAAGGCTACCGGACTCGCCTAGGCTCGCTGGTTTAGTCGTGGACATGTTCTGTACCTCGGTGATAGACGTGGCTAACGAGTTTGGTGTTCCGTGTTACTTGTTTTACACCTCGAACGTTGGGGTACTCGCTCTTGGACTTCACATCCAGATATTGTACGATAAGAAGGAATACAATGCCACTGAAACTGATTTTGAAGACTCGGAAGCCTTGTTGGACGTTCCGAGTTTATTTCGTCCTTATCCGGTGAAGTGTCTTCCTTACGGTTTGGGAACCAAAGAGTGGCTTCCTATGTTTGTAAACCAAGCGAGAAGGTTCCGAGAGATGAAAGGCTTTTTGGTAAACACTTTTGCTGAGGTTGAACCTTATGCGTTGGAGTCTCTCCTCTCGAGTGGTGATACTCCTCGTGCTTACACAGTGGGACCAATATTGCATCTCGAGAACCATGTTGGCAGTtccaaagaagagaaaagttcGGAGATATTACGGTGGCTTGACGAGCAACCACCTAGGTCGGTAGTGTTCCTCTGTTTCGGAAGTGTTGGAGGCTTTCGTGAGGAACAAGCAAGAGAAATCGCTACTGCCCTTGAGCGAAGTGGTCACCGTTTCTTGTGGTCTCTCCGCCGTGCATCTCCCGATATAGGAAAGGAACTTCCCGGAGAATTCAAGAATCTTGAAGAGATTCTCCCGGAAGGTTTCTTAGATCGGACAAAGGATATAGGAAATGTGATTGGATGGGCGCCACAGGTGGCCGTGCTAGCTAAGCCGGCGATCGGAGGTTTTGTCACTCAGGGCGGGTGGAATTCGATCCTCGAGAGTCTTTGGTTCGGTGTTCCGATGGCACCATGGCCGTTATACGCAGAGCAGAAGTTCAACGCTTTCATGATGGTGGAGGAGCTTGGCTTAGCCGTGAGGATAAGAAAGTATTGGCGAGGCGATCAGATGGTGGGAGCCGCCACGGTCATGGTGACGGCAGAGGAGATAGAGAGTGGTATCAGATGTCTGATGGAGCAGGATAGTGACGTGAGGAAAAGAGTGATGGAGATGAGTGAGAAATGTCACGTGGCGTTATCGGATGGTGGATCTTCTCAATCTGCTTTGAAATTATTTATCCAAGACGTTACGAAGAATATTGTTTGA